The region GGTTCCTTTGAATTCCTCGTAAATAACGTCATCCATGCGTGAACCTGTGTCAACCAGCGCAGTTGCTAAAATCGTAAAGCTGCCGCCTTCTTCGATATTCCGGGCTGCCCCGAAGAATCGTTTCGGACGATGGAATGCTGCCGGGTCGATACCGCCTGAAAGTGTACGTCCGCTCGGCGGGATAACCAAGTTGTACGCACGGGCCAAACGAGTGATGCTGTCCATCAGCACGATGACATCACGTTTGTGCTCGACAAGGCGCATCGCCCGCTCCAGGACTAGTTCGGAAACTTTGATATGACTTTCCGGAACTTCATCAAAAGTTGAGCTGACCACATCAACATCCGGCGAAACCGACCGTTCGATATCGGTAACTTCTTCTGGCCGCTCGTCCACCAGCAAAATAATCAGTTTCGCATGCGGATGGTTGGCGGAAATGCTGTTGGCAATTTCTTTGAGCAGTACCGTTTTCCCTGCTTTTGGCGGTGCAACAATCAGTCCGCGCTGTCCAAAGCCGACCGGTGTCATCAAATCGATAATCCTAGTGGACAACCGTTTCGTTTCTTTTTCCAATTGCATTAAACGATCCGGATAAAGTGCCGTCAGTGCCGGGAAATGAACACGCTCTTTCGCTGTTTCAGGGTCCTCTCCGTTAACCGCATCCACGTGCAGCAAGCCATAGTAGCGCTCATTCTCTTTCGGAGGACGGACCTTACCGGAAACTTTATCACCGTTACGCAAATCAAAACGTCTGATTTGTGAAGCAGAAATGTAAATGTCCTCTGCACTCGGGGAGTAATTAATCGGGCGGAGGAATCCGAATCCTTCTGACGGAATAATCTCCAAAATTCCATCCATAAATAAGTACCCGTCTTTTTCCGCCTGCGCTTTTAAAATAGCAAAAATCAGTTCACGTTTTGTCAGTTTTGCATAATAGGAAACCTTATATTCACGCGCTAATGCATATACTTCTTTTAATGTCAGTGTCTCTAAATGAGATATTGTTAATGCTGCCATTCAATTCACCACGCCTATTCATTTTTACTAATTTGATTATTGATAAAGATATGTTTAAATTCATTTAAATTTCCTGTTAGATGGTCAGTTTATATGAAATGAAGAATTACCGGGAGCTAGAATAGAAGTTTGTACACATTATAACTATATTATCCAAACTAAACTAGTAGTAAACATCTACCATAATACCCTTTAACCTCGTAAGTTTCAATACCAATATTCAAAAACACAGCATTCGCCTTGCCATGCTGCGGTTTTGATCAAAAAAATGATATAAATAATAGAGAGGGAAGCCTGAATTTTTCCGGCTTCCCTGCAGCTATTTATGGTTTTATAACATAGTTGGGTTTTTTCTCCAGACTGTGCTTTCCATCAATGAAGCGAACTGTTCCGCTTTTGGCACGCATAACAACAGTTTCAGTCGTAGCTTTTTCACCTTTGAACTGAACACCCTGCAGCAATTCACCATCTGTTACGCCGGTAGCTGCAAAAATGGCATCGTCACCACCACATAGATCTTCCATGTGAAGAACTTTGTCGGCATCCAAAATACCCATTTTAGTACAGCGCTCACGTTCCGCTTCATCTTTTGGAAGCAGTTTTCCCTGGATTTCACCGCCAAGGCATTTCAATGCAACGGCACTGAGTACGCCTTCCGGAGCACCGCCAATTCCAAGCAGGAGATCCACTCCCGTATCATCAAAAGCAGTATTCATCGCTGCTGCCACGTCCCCATCCGGAATAAGTTTGATGCGGGCACCAGCTTCCCGGATTTCTTCGATTAATTCCTTATGGCGCGGCCGATCCAATACAATAACGACCAAATCTTCCACTGCTTTATTCTTCGCCTCGGCAACAGCTTTCAAATTATCGGCCGTGGATGCGTTGAGATCAACTTTTCCTACCGCTTCCGGTCCTACTGCAATTTTTTTCATGTACATGTCCGGTGCATGCAGCAGCTTTTTATGATCAGCAATCGCAATGACTGCCAGTGCATTCCATGTACCTTGAGCAACGATGTTCGTTCCTTCAAGCGGGTCTACAGCGACATCTACACTGGGGCCAGTGCCAGTACCAAGTTCTTCGCCTATGTACAACATTGGTGCTTCGTCTTTTTCACCTTCCCCAATGACAACCCGTCCTTTCATCGGGATGGTATCAAACACGTCGCGCATGGCAGAAGTTGCGGCATCATCCGCCTCTTCCTTTTTGCCCCGACCCATCCAGCGTGCTGATTTCAGGGCTGCTGCCTCGGTAACGCGTACGATTTCCATTGTTAAACTTCTCTCCATTTTTAAACCTCTCCTTTTAAAAAATACCCTCATCCCACGAAGATATTTTTAGAGAATAGTGCTAGGAATTTTGAAATTGCCGCACTTCCTCTTCGGACATTTCCTCACGCCAGACATTGGCTCCGAGGGTAATTAATTTATCTGTTATTTTTTCGTACCCGCGGTCAATATGGTCAAGGCCGGTTATCTCTGTTACTCCGTTGGCCATCAACCCGGCAATGATAAGCGCTGCACCTGCGCGCAAGTCGCTTGCCTTCACTTTTGCACCTTGCAGCTCAACAGGACCGGATATAATGGCTGAGCCACCCTCAACTTTTATTATAGCATTCATTCGACGTAATTCATCAATATGTTTTAATCTTGCTGAATAAATCGTGTCTGTAATAACACCGGTATTAACTGCTTTCGTTAAAAGCGTCGTGAACGGCTGCTGCAGGTCCGTCGGAAAACCAGGATAAACCAATGTTTTGATATCGACACTTTTGAGTGGTTTTTTTGGTGAGATCAGTAATTGCTCATCACCTTCCTCAATATCGACACCCATTTCACGCAATTTTGCCAGCACGGACTCGAGATGTTGGGGAATCACATTATCAATAATAACCTCGTCACCCTGCGCAGCGGCGGCAATCGCATATGTGCCCGCTTCAATTCTGTCCGGAATAATCGTATGCCGGCAGCCATTCAGTGAAGACACCCCTTCAATTCGGATGACATCCGTTCCAACACCTTTGATGTTCGCCCCCATATTCGTTAAAAGGGTAGCCACATCAATGATTTCCGGTTCTTTTGCAGCATTTTCAATAACTGTTTTACCTTTCGCTTTGACAGCAGCCAGCATGATGTTGATGGTTGCACCTACACTGACCACATCGAGATAAATTCTCGCGCCTCTCAATTCATTCGCACGAAGGTAAATAGCACCCTGTTCATTGGTCACTTCCGCTCCGAGCGCTTCAAATCCTTTAATGTGCTGGTCGATTGGACGCGGCCCTAAATGACAGCCGCCCGGCAGCCCAATGACTGCCTGCTTGAATTTGCCCAGCATCGCACCCATAAAATAGTAGGATGCCCGCAGTTTTTTGACTTTACCATTTGGCAATGGCATTGAAACCATGTGTTGAGGATCAATGTATACCGTTTGTCCGTCCCAGCTGACTTTGCCGCCGATTTCCTCGAGCAAACCACCGAGGGTATAAATATCCGATATTTCCGGGAGTCCCTCGATAGCTACCTCGGAATCCGCCATCAGTGCAGCCGGAAGTAATGCTACTGCACTATTTTTGGCACCGTTGATCCGAACTTTTCCATTTAACAAATGACCGCCTTCAACTAACATCTTTTCCACTTTGGAGCACCCCACTTTGTTTGTTACAGGACTTACTGATGCAGGCTGACATTGCACTGCCTCTCAATTCCATCCATATTCAACCATAGTTTGCACAAATTTTCCATTTTCATGTACTTATTTTTGCTTATTCCAATCATTCAGGAATTTTTCAATCCCTTGATCTGTTAATGGATGTTTGACAAGCTGTCCCAGTACCTTATATGGGATGGTCGCAATATGTGCTCCATTTGCTGCAGCATCCGTAACATGCAATGGGTGTCTGATCGAGGCTGCAATAATTTCCGTTTCGATGCCATGTTGGTCGAAAATTTGCGAGATGGTTGCGATCAGATCCATTCCATCTTGACCAATGTCATCCAGTCTGCCGAGGAATGGTGACACGTATGACGCACCTGCACGCGCTGCCAGCAATGCCTGATTCGCATTAAAAATAAGTGTTACATTTGTTTTAATATTAAGATCACTGAACGCCTTAACTGCTTTTAAGCCCTCTAGTGTCATCGGAACTTTGACCGTGATATTCGGTGCAATCGCGGCAAGCTCCTTACCTTCCTTGATCATGCCTTCCGCATCTTCGGCAATTACTTCCGCGCTGACCGAACCATCCACTTCACTGGTGATTTCCCGTAAACGGTCATGGAAAGAAACACCCTCTTTGGCCACCAGGCTCGGGTTTGTCGTTACACCAGCGAGTATTCCAAGAGCATTCGCGGAACGCACCTCATCAATATTCGCTGTATCGATAAAAAATTTCATATTTATTTACCTCGCTTTCCTGCATAATTTATGCCTATGACTAATTTTTGCTCATATGAACCGAGTGCACACATTTAAACTGGGTTACGCTCTGATTACTTTTGACAATAACACCATAAAAGTACAACGGTTCGACGGCTTTTTTCGTCAATAAGGACATGACGTAATGTCAGTCCGGTTAACCGGATACACAACTCAAAAACCGTATCCAACAGTCTATATTTTTGCCACAATAATAGAATACCAACTACTGACGGAAGTGGCAAGAACAAATCCCGCAGCTCCCATTCTTCATAAAAAAACAGCCGGTGACCCGATCATCAGCTGTTTTGGGTTGTAACGTCAATTAAGAATTACCATATTAGAAAACTTGGTTGTCACCAAGCTTTTAGGTGACAGCCATAGTTGCACTTATGCAGTAAGAAAGGATTTTATACTTTCTTAACTGCTAAAAAACTTCGGCACTCGCTGTATGATAAGGCGAATGCGAAGTTTTTCCAAGTGTTACCCAAGCAAACTTCTGGTAAAATCACACACTTCCTGTACATTAAAAGGCTTGGCCAGGATTTTTTTTACGGGACTTAACTGCTCGGTTTCGGTACTGATGTCTTCCGGAAGGCCGCTCATAATAATTGCCGGTGTTGTGATATCACGATCATTCATTTTTCTTAACACTTCAACCCCATCAACTATGGGCAATTTATAATCCAGCATGATCAAGTCAAACTCTGTACTGAACAAATTATCAAGTGCTTCTTTTCCAGTTGTCACAGTCGTTACATGATAGCCTTCATTAGTAAAAACCTCCTGCAAAAGCAGGCGAATCCCAGGCTGATCATCTACGACAAGAATCTTTCGTGTCATAGTTTTTAACCATCCCCATCCCCGTTTTCAAAATAGTCATATATTTTTATCCTGATATCTATCTTCGCCATTATAATAAGTTCTACATAAAATTAAAATATCCTCCCGGGTAAGAACTTTTCATCGAGAAATAAGCAATTTGTATGGAAGCATTACAAAAGACCTGCACAAAACGTCGATAAATACACTTTGCGCAGGTCTTACATCCTATTTATTACTCCGCTGGCTGAAAGCCGCACCAATAAAGCCCTCAAACAATGCTTGCGGATTTGTCGGGCGTGATTTGAACTCCGGATGGAACTGACATGCCACAAACCACGGATGATCTGCAATTTCGATTGTCTCAATCAACCTGCCATCCGGACTTGTCCCGGAAAAAACAAATCCGTTATCAGCCATTTGCTCACGGTACTCATTATTAAATTCATAACGGTGACGGTGCCGTTCATAAACAATATCTTCATTCCGGTATGCAGCTTTTGTTTTCGTATCATCAACCAGCTTGCATGGATAAATACCAAGCCTTAATGTACCGCCCATATCAGAAATGTTTTTCTGCTCCGGAAGCAGGTCAATGATTGGATATGGTGTGTTCGGATTAATTTCAGCCGAATGCGCACCTTCCATTCCAAGTACATTTCGGGCAAATTCCACCGTTGCCAGCTGCATGCCCAGACAGATGCCGAAGTATGGAACGTTATTTTCACGGGCGTAACGAATTGCTTCGATTTTTCCTTCAATTCCACGATCACCGAATCCACCCGGGACAAGAACGCCATCGACCTGTTTCAGTTCCTGTTTAATACATTCCTCATCCAGCTTCTCGGCATTGATCCATTTTACTTCCACATTGGAATCATAAGAATACCCAGCATGTTTTAACGATTCCACAACCGAAAGATACGCATCCGGCAGTTCCACATATTTTCCGACAAGACCGATTGTAATGGTTTTGGAAAGTCCACGGACTTTATTGACCAGTTTCATCCATTCATCCATATCTGCCGGACCGCAATCAAGTCCGAAGTGATTACAGGTAAGCTGATCGAGCTGCTGCTCCTGCAATGATACAGGGATTTGATACAATGTATCCGCATCAATCATTTCAATTACTGCCTTTTCATCAATATCACAGAATAGGGCAATTTTCTCTTTCATTTCCGTACTGATTGGGAGTTCTGTCCGCAGTACAATTGCATCCGGCTGAATCCCCAGTGAGCGCAATTCCTTTACACTGTGCTGGGTTGGCTTGGTCTTCATTTCACCTGCCGCCTTAATGTACGGGACAAGTGTACAATGGATGTACATTACATGGTCTCTGCCGATGTCACTTTTAATCTGGCGGATCGCTTCCAAAAATGGCAATGATTCAATATCACCGACTGTTCCGCCGATTTCAGTGATGACGACATCAGCCTTCGTTTCCTGGCCGGCCCGGAATACCTGTTCTTTAATTTCATTGGTAATATGCGGGATAACCTGCACCGTACCGCCCAGATAATCACCGCGGCGTTCTTTTTTGATAACGCTCGAATAAACTTTTCCCGTTGTAATGTTGCTGTATTTGTTCAGGTTGATATCGGTAAACCGTTCATAATGGCCCAGATCAAGGTCAGTCTCTGCACCGTCTTCGGTTACAAAAACTTCGCCGTGCTGATACGGACTCATCGTACCCGGGTCCACATTAATGTACGGGTCAAATTTTTGGATAGTAATTTTCAGACCGCGGTTTTTCAATAACCGGCCCAGTGAAGCAGCAGTTATCCCTTTCCCTAACGATGAAACAACGCCCCCGGTTACAAATATATATTTCGTCATGTTACATCCCTCTTCTTTCTATCTGTTAATATGTTCGTTTGTTTAAAAATAAATCATAAAAAGCTTTGTTATGTTACAAAATGGACAAAAAAACAAAAAAAGCGCTCCCCCATATTGGTAAGGGGAAACGCTTTGTATCTTTTAAATTAAAGAGCCCAATAAAAATTGTACGCATACGTTATGAAAAAGTCAAGCACGCTTTTTATTTCTTTTTGTCCTCTTCATCGTCCTCGTATTCTTCATCTTCATCATGTTCATCATCTTCATAATCATCACGTTCATCATCAAAGTCGTCACCAAAATGATCTTCTTCATCATCATGCACTTCATCTTCAAACTTATCCGTCAGCACTTCGAGATCATCTGACTCAGGTTCTTCCTGCTTTACTGGCTGTTTCTTTTTTGTTGCTTTCTTTTTCGTACTTTTTTTCTTTTTCTTCTTTGGTGCTGCCCCTTCTTCATCAATCTGTTCGACAGGGTACCAGCGCTTCAGCCCCCAGATGCCGGAGCCTGTGGTAATCAATCTGCCGTCAACCGTCAAATCTGTGTAAAACTGAGAAAGATAACCTTCTTTTTGTTCTTCGGTAAAGCCTTTCATTTCGGCAACCTGGTCATATAATTCACTGTAATGAGCAGCTTTTTGTTTATCTGATAAAATATTATGTGCCAATTCAACCATTGGCATTCTTTGCATTTCCTCGCGGCTGTAATCGTTCAAACCCATGCTACCGCACTCCCTTTTTTCATGTATTAAGACGATGGTATCTGTTCATCGTGTTCGTATGTTTTTCCAGCAG is a window of Virgibacillus ihumii DNA encoding:
- the rpoE gene encoding DNA-directed RNA polymerase subunit delta — its product is MGLNDYSREEMQRMPMVELAHNILSDKQKAAHYSELYDQVAEMKGFTEEQKEGYLSQFYTDLTVDGRLITTGSGIWGLKRWYPVEQIDEEGAAPKKKKKKSTKKKATKKKQPVKQEEPESDDLEVLTDKFEDEVHDDEEDHFGDDFDDERDDYEDDEHDEDEEYEDDEEDKKK
- a CDS encoding response regulator; amino-acid sequence: MTRKILVVDDQPGIRLLLQEVFTNEGYHVTTVTTGKEALDNLFSTEFDLIMLDYKLPIVDGVEVLRKMNDRDITTPAIIMSGLPEDISTETEQLSPVKKILAKPFNVQEVCDFTRSLLG
- the glpX gene encoding class II fructose-bisphosphatase, producing the protein MERSLTMEIVRVTEAAALKSARWMGRGKKEEADDAATSAMRDVFDTIPMKGRVVIGEGEKDEAPMLYIGEELGTGTGPSVDVAVDPLEGTNIVAQGTWNALAVIAIADHKKLLHAPDMYMKKIAVGPEAVGKVDLNASTADNLKAVAEAKNKAVEDLVVIVLDRPRHKELIEEIREAGARIKLIPDGDVAAAMNTAFDDTGVDLLLGIGGAPEGVLSAVALKCLGGEIQGKLLPKDEAERERCTKMGILDADKVLHMEDLCGGDDAIFAATGVTDGELLQGVQFKGEKATTETVVMRAKSGTVRFIDGKHSLEKKPNYVIKP
- a CDS encoding UDP-N-acetylglucosamine 1-carboxyvinyltransferase codes for the protein MEKMLVEGGHLLNGKVRINGAKNSAVALLPAALMADSEVAIEGLPEISDIYTLGGLLEEIGGKVSWDGQTVYIDPQHMVSMPLPNGKVKKLRASYYFMGAMLGKFKQAVIGLPGGCHLGPRPIDQHIKGFEALGAEVTNEQGAIYLRANELRGARIYLDVVSVGATINIMLAAVKAKGKTVIENAAKEPEIIDVATLLTNMGANIKGVGTDVIRIEGVSSLNGCRHTIIPDRIEAGTYAIAAAAQGDEVIIDNVIPQHLESVLAKLREMGVDIEEGDEQLLISPKKPLKSVDIKTLVYPGFPTDLQQPFTTLLTKAVNTGVITDTIYSARLKHIDELRRMNAIIKVEGGSAIISGPVELQGAKVKASDLRAGAALIIAGLMANGVTEITGLDHIDRGYEKITDKLITLGANVWREEMSEEEVRQFQNS
- the rho gene encoding transcription termination factor Rho; protein product: MAALTISHLETLTLKEVYALAREYKVSYYAKLTKRELIFAILKAQAEKDGYLFMDGILEIIPSEGFGFLRPINYSPSAEDIYISASQIRRFDLRNGDKVSGKVRPPKENERYYGLLHVDAVNGEDPETAKERVHFPALTALYPDRLMQLEKETKRLSTRIIDLMTPVGFGQRGLIVAPPKAGKTVLLKEIANSISANHPHAKLIILLVDERPEEVTDIERSVSPDVDVVSSTFDEVPESHIKVSELVLERAMRLVEHKRDVIVLMDSITRLARAYNLVIPPSGRTLSGGIDPAAFHRPKRFFGAARNIEEGGSFTILATALVDTGSRMDDVIYEEFKGTGNMELHLDRSLAERRIFPSIDILKSGTRKEELLVSKGHLDKIWAIRKTMQDSHNFLDRFLKRMRASKNNDEFFQQMDEEMTRKGVKK
- a CDS encoding CTP synthase, giving the protein MTKYIFVTGGVVSSLGKGITAASLGRLLKNRGLKITIQKFDPYINVDPGTMSPYQHGEVFVTEDGAETDLDLGHYERFTDINLNKYSNITTGKVYSSVIKKERRGDYLGGTVQVIPHITNEIKEQVFRAGQETKADVVITEIGGTVGDIESLPFLEAIRQIKSDIGRDHVMYIHCTLVPYIKAAGEMKTKPTQHSVKELRSLGIQPDAIVLRTELPISTEMKEKIALFCDIDEKAVIEMIDADTLYQIPVSLQEQQLDQLTCNHFGLDCGPADMDEWMKLVNKVRGLSKTITIGLVGKYVELPDAYLSVVESLKHAGYSYDSNVEVKWINAEKLDEECIKQELKQVDGVLVPGGFGDRGIEGKIEAIRYARENNVPYFGICLGMQLATVEFARNVLGMEGAHSAEINPNTPYPIIDLLPEQKNISDMGGTLRLGIYPCKLVDDTKTKAAYRNEDIVYERHRHRYEFNNEYREQMADNGFVFSGTSPDGRLIETIEIADHPWFVACQFHPEFKSRPTNPQALFEGFIGAAFSQRSNK
- the fsa gene encoding fructose-6-phosphate aldolase, with amino-acid sequence MKFFIDTANIDEVRSANALGILAGVTTNPSLVAKEGVSFHDRLREITSEVDGSVSAEVIAEDAEGMIKEGKELAAIAPNITVKVPMTLEGLKAVKAFSDLNIKTNVTLIFNANQALLAARAGASYVSPFLGRLDDIGQDGMDLIATISQIFDQHGIETEIIAASIRHPLHVTDAAANGAHIATIPYKVLGQLVKHPLTDQGIEKFLNDWNKQK